The window AGCACCTCGTCCGCGCCGGCGAGCACTCCGCCCGCGGCGCAGCAGGGCGCCCGCCCCGTGTTCGCGAACGGCATGGCGCAGGTCGTTCCGGCGTTCGCCGAGGCCTCGCAGTGGATTCGCCAGAACCTGTGGGTAGAAACGGAGTTCGACTCCGACGGGGATGGCCGCCGGGATCGCGTGCACGTGGGGGTGACGCGGCCGCGCCAGACGGAAACCGAGGGGCTGAAGGTGCCGGTGGTGTACGGGTCCAGCCCGTACTACGCCGGCGTCGCGCGCACCTTCGCGTTCTGGAACGTGCGGCAGGAGCTAGGCGAGCCCTCGCCGCCGCGCGGCGCCATGCGCGGCCCCCCGCACGATTCCACGCGCACGCGCATCTCCAACCAGCTGGTGGGCACGTGGGTGCCGCGCGGCTTTGCCGTGGTGCACTCCGATGCGCCGGGGACGGGGCGGTCGCAGGGATGCGTGACGATCGGCGACACGCCGGAGCGCACGGCGATGAAGTCCGTCATCGACTGGCTGAATGGACGCGCGAAGGGCTATTCGACGCCGAACGGCACCGCTGAGGTGTCGGCGACGTCGTGGTCGACGGGTAAGGTGGGGATGATCGGCACGTCGTACGAGGGTACGCTGCCGCTCGCCGCAGCGACGACGGGGGTGGCGGGGCTCGAGGTGGTGGTCCCCGTGGCCGCGAACACCTCGTACTACCACTACTACCGATCCAACGGGCTGGTGCGGTCGCCGGGCGGGTACCTGGGCGAGGACGTGGACGTGCTCTACGACTTCGTGGCCAGCGGCCCGCCGGCCACGCGCGCCACCTGCGACCGCACCGTCAAGGGCGGCGTCTTCGCCGCGGGGCAGGACCGCGCCACCGGTGACTTCAACGAGTTCTGGGCCTCGCGCGAGCTGCTGCCGCACGTAAGGAACATCCGGGCGGCGGTGCTGCTGGCGCACGGGCTGAACGACTACAACGTGATGCCGTCGCACAGCGTGCGGATCTACGACGAGATGAAGGCGCGCGGCCTCCCCGTCTCGCTGTACCTTCACCAGGGCGGCCACGGCGGCGATCCGCCCGCGGAGATGGTGAACCGCTGGTTCACGCACTACCTGTACGGCGTGGACAACGGCGTCCGCAACGATCCGCCGGTCTGGATCGTCTCCAGCACCGCCGCGCGTCCGTCGGGGCGTGGGGCAATGCCGGCGCCAGTTCCGTTCGCGTCGTTCCCGGCGCCGGGATCGGAGCCGGTGCGGCTCTATCCCACTCCCGGCGGCAACGGCATCGCCCCGCTCGCCCTCCGCCCGTCTCGCGGCACCGAGTCCATCACCGACGACGCGGCCGTCAGCGGAAGCGCCAACGCAAGCGCAGCCCGCTCCACCCATCGCCTGCTCTTCGCCACGGCGCCGCTCACCGATTCGCTGCGCATCTCCGGAACGCCGCGCGTCACGCTGCGCGTCGCCGTCGACGGCCCCGCGGCGAACCTCACCGTGTGGATGGTGACGCTTCCCTATGACTCGGCTGCGATCGGCGACGCCAGCCGCGTGGGCGTCGTCACGCGCGGGTGGGCCGACATCCAGAACCATGCGTCGCTCACGCGCGGCGGCGTGTACGCGTCGACGCGGCCCGGCGAGCGGCTGGTCCCGGGGCGGTTCTACGACCTGACCTTCGACCTGGAGCCGGACGACCAGGTGATCCCCGCGGGGAGGCAGCTCGCGGTCATGATCCTATCGAGCGACCCCGAGTTCACCCTTTCGCCCCGCGCCGGAGCGAGGCTGACGGTGGACCTGGCGGGAACGTCGTTCACGGTGCCCGTGGTGGGCGGCGGCGCGGCGTTGACGCGGGCGGGCGGCGTGCGGACGAATCCCTGACGCGGGAGCCGGCGCACGCCGCGCGCTAGAGGGCGGCGGAGGAAACGCGGTCGAGCAGGTCGTCGGGCCCGAACGGCTTTTGCAGCACGTTGCCGCGCCGGAGCAGGGGAGTGAAGGCCGTCTCCTCGGGGGTGTAGCCCGAAATGTAGATCACCCCCAGGTGGGGCCGTCCCGGCCGGATGCGCTCCACCATCTCCGGTCCCGACATCCCGGGAAGCACCACGTCGGTAACCAGCACGTCCACGGGGCGATAGGGGTCGGCGAGCACGCTCAGCGCCTCGGCGGGGGTGGCGAAGTGCAGCACGTTCACCCCGCGGCGGGTCAGTACGTCCACCACGAAGTGGCGCACCGCATCCTCGTCTTCCACCACGACCACGGTCTTGTCCTTCAGGTCGTGCCGGGTGGGCAGCACCACGTCGGGGGCGCTCTCCTGGCGCTCGGCCGTGATCGGCAGGAGCACCGTGAAGACGGCTCCCGCGCCAGGCTCGCTCTCTACCCACACGTAGCCGCCGCCCTGCTTCACCATCCCGAACACCGTAGACAGCCCCAGCCCCGTGCCGAAGCCGCTGGGCTTGGTGGTGAAGAACGGCTCGAACGCCTGCGCCACCACCTCGGGCGTCATTCCCGTCCCCGTGTCGGAAACGACGATCCGGGCATAGTGCCCCGGGCGAACGTATTCCGGCATGCGGTCGGC of the Longimicrobium sp. genome contains:
- a CDS encoding Xaa-Pro dipeptidyl-peptidase encodes the protein MTEILLRRAGIAAALTLACGACAGAPQVPASTPPAPVSTSSAPASTPPAAQQGARPVFANGMAQVVPAFAEASQWIRQNLWVETEFDSDGDGRRDRVHVGVTRPRQTETEGLKVPVVYGSSPYYAGVARTFAFWNVRQELGEPSPPRGAMRGPPHDSTRTRISNQLVGTWVPRGFAVVHSDAPGTGRSQGCVTIGDTPERTAMKSVIDWLNGRAKGYSTPNGTAEVSATSWSTGKVGMIGTSYEGTLPLAAATTGVAGLEVVVPVAANTSYYHYYRSNGLVRSPGGYLGEDVDVLYDFVASGPPATRATCDRTVKGGVFAAGQDRATGDFNEFWASRELLPHVRNIRAAVLLAHGLNDYNVMPSHSVRIYDEMKARGLPVSLYLHQGGHGGDPPAEMVNRWFTHYLYGVDNGVRNDPPVWIVSSTAARPSGRGAMPAPVPFASFPAPGSEPVRLYPTPGGNGIAPLALRPSRGTESITDDAAVSGSANASAARSTHRLLFATAPLTDSLRISGTPRVTLRVAVDGPAANLTVWMVTLPYDSAAIGDASRVGVVTRGWADIQNHASLTRGGVYASTRPGERLVPGRFYDLTFDLEPDDQVIPAGRQLAVMILSSDPEFTLSPRAGARLTVDLAGTSFTVPVVGGGAALTRAGGVRTNP